From Rutidosis leptorrhynchoides isolate AG116_Rl617_1_P2 chromosome 3, CSIRO_AGI_Rlap_v1, whole genome shotgun sequence, a single genomic window includes:
- the LOC139901336 gene encoding transmembrane 9 superfamily member 3-like, with protein MLNKTIMIRWLLVALLMVFHLHEVRSGSSDHKYKPNDEVPIYANKVGPFHNPSETYRFYDLPFCLPGHLKEKPEALGEVLNGDRLVSAPYKLHFMVEKDSEIVCKKTLTKEEVAKFRSAVTKDYYFQMYYDDLPFWGFLGKVEKDKTDPSEEKYYLFKHLHFEIHYNKDRVIEINAKADPSAVVDLTEDKEVEVEFMYTVRWKETNVSFDKRMEKYSQTSSQPHHLEIHWFSIINSCVTVLLLTGFLATILMRVLKNDFVKYAHDEETADDQEETGWKYIHGDVFRYPQYKSLFAAALGSGTQLFALALFIFILALVGVFYPYNRGALFTALVVIYALTSGIAGYTAASFYHQLEGTNWVRNLLLTGCLFCGPLFLTFCFLNTVAIAYTATAALPFGTIVVIVLIWTLVTSPLLVLGGIAGKNSKAEFQAPVRTTKYPREIPPLPWYRKTVPQMAMAGFLPFSAIYIELYYIFASVWGHRIYTIYSILFIVFIILLIVTAFITVALTYFQLAAEDHEWWWRSFLCGGSTGVFIYGYCLYYYYERSDMSGFMQTSFFFGYMACVCYGFFLMLGMVGFRAALFFVRHIYRSIKCE; from the exons CAGGTTCATCCGATCACAAGTACAAACCTAATGATGAAGTACCGATTTACGCCAACAAAGTCGGCCCCTTTCATAACCCTAG TGAAACATACCGCTTTTATGATCTACCCTTCTGTTTACCAG GTCATTTAAAGGAGAAACCAGAAGCTCTTGGTGAAGTACTGAATGGAGATCGTTTAGTCAGTGCTCCGTATAAGCTTCACTTTATGGTTGAAAAAGATTCAGAAATTGTTTGCAAGAAAACACTTACAAAAGAGGAAGTAGCTAAATTTCGAAGTGCTGTTACCAAAGATTATTACTTTCAAATGTACTACGACGACTTACCTTTCTGGGGCTTCTTAGGGAAGGTTGAAAAAGACAAAACTGACCCCAGTGAGGAAAAGTATTATCTATTTAAACACCTTCACTTCGAGATCCACTACAATAAGGATCGTGTCATTGAAATAAACGCAAAAGCCGATCCTAGTGCAGTTGTGGATCTTACTGAAGATAAGGAAGTTGAGGTTGAATTTATGTACACCGTTAGATGGAAAGAAACGAACGTTTCGTTCGATAAAAGAATGGAGAAATACTCACAAACTTCTTCTCAACCACATCATTTGGAGATTCATTGGTTCTCGATTATCAACTCGTGTGTTACAGTTCTCCTTTTAACTGGTTTCCTTGCCACTATTCTTATGCGGGTCCTCAAGAATGATTTTGTCAA GTATGCTCATGATGAGGAAACTGCTGATGATCAAGAAGAAACCGGGTGGAAATACATTCATGGTGACGTATTCAGGTACCCGCAGTACAAATCGTTGTTTGCGGCTGCCCTTGGTTCTGGTACTCAGCTATTTGCTCT TGCCCTTTTTATCTTTATACTCGCTCTTGTTGGTGTATTTTATCCATACAATCGTGGAGCTTTGTTTACTGCACTGGTTGTTATATACGCTCTTACATCTGGGATTGCGGGCTACACTGCAGCCTCGTTTTATCACCAGCTCGAAGGAACTAACTGG GTCAGGAACTTACTACTCACTGGCTGCCTGTTTTGTGGACCCCTCTTTCTTACTTTCTGCTTTCTAAACACCGTTGCGATTGCGTATACCGCTACAGCTGCACTACCCTTTGGTACAATTGTGGTGATTGTTTTAATTTGGACATTGGTGACATCACCATTGTTAGTTTTGGGTGGTATTGCTGGAAAGAATAGTAAGGCCGAGTTTCAGGCTCCTGTTCGTACTACAAAGTATCCCAGAGAGATTCCGCCATTGCCTTGGTATCGTAAAACCGTCCCTCAAATGGCCATGGCTGGTTTTCTTCCTTTCAGTGCAATCTACATTGAGCTTTACTACATATTTGCTAGTGTGTGGGGCCACAGGATTTATACAATCTACAGCATcttatttatagtttttattatccTTCTCATTGTTACCGCCTTTATCACTGTCGCACTGACCTATTTTCAACTTGCTGCTGAAGATCATGAATGGTGGTGGAG GTCGTTTCTCTGTGGTGGTTCAACTGGAGTTTTCATCTATGGGTATTGCTTGTATTACTACTATGAACGTTCTGACATGTCTGGATTCATGCAAACCTCTTTTTTCTTTGGATACATGGCTTGCGTTTGTTATGGTTTCTTTTTGATGCTTGGGATGGTTGGTTTCCGTGCTGCTTTGTTCTTTGTTCGACATATTTATCGCTCAATCAAGTGTGAATAG
- the LOC139900278 gene encoding cysteine-rich receptor-like protein kinase 2, with translation MMSTSLVVVVVIVIVLMVVELGVAQTTNNITNSTDDTNTPLLVFCGSNDAMDLTTFSKNLNSTFSLLRSRFSNIGVFYATAQELGDSNDAVYGLAQCRNYESVTQCLAYFDVAVSAVRPCGSSIGANIYLDNCFLKYENYNQFYDDPEGTSDTPLAICSNKSTTQQITDFNRVVQQLLSDISVATPRTSNFYTASTRQVTSGNATIYAIGQCVENASQAICKNCMLTAYNNLHNCLPSNEARAIALGCFMRYSEFPFFQNNQTLNLVPFLGAGSSSKHGLILAVSSGAGVLFLILALSIWFWRRKRSSVKELEGGQSYNYNYSDSKKATNDFSDEHMIGKGGFGEVFKAIVDNEIVVAVKKLHVGSRAKEEFENEVKLISSVRHRNLLLQLGWCSDGPELLLVLEYMPQGSLDKFLWGEKKGTLNWKQRFDIILGIARGLAHLHEEYHVKIIHRDIKSSNILLDNDFQPKIANFGLARLYPEDQSHITTQFAGTMGYTAPEHATHGHLSEKVDVYSFGVVALEVISGRKSSDVNYSGAEMEYLLNQAWKLYETDTHVMLIDDALDPNEYQEEKVKTIVEIALMCTQSPASLRPTMSQVYLMLSNEPALRQRRMSRPTFVDANRRIHIGEN, from the exons ATGATGTCAACTTCACTGGTGGTTGTCGTCGTGATCGTGATCGTATTAATGGTGGTGGAACTTGGAGTTGCACAGACAACCAACAATATCACTAATAGTACTGACGACACGAACACCCCGCTTTTAGTATTTTGTGGCAGCAATGATGCAATGGATCTAACAACGTTTTCGAAGAACCTAAACTCTACGTTTTCTCTACTTAGAAGCCGGTTTTCGAACATTGGTGTATTCTATGCAACAGCCCAAGAGTTGGGAGATAGTAATGATGCTGTATATGGACTTGCACAGTGCCGTAACTACGAGTCGGTAACCCAGTGTTTGGCTTACTTTGATGTTGCGGTGTCTGCAGTTCGACCATGTGGTTCATCCATTGGAGCTAATATCTACCTTGATAACTGCTTCCTTAA ATACGAAAACTACAATCAGTTCTACGATGACCCTGAAGGAACTTCGGACACTCCACTTGCGATATGCAGTAACAAGTCAACAACTCAGCAAATTACAGACTTCAACCGAGTGGTACAACAATTATTATCAGATATCAGTGTTGCTACTCCAAGAACATCTAATTTCTATACAGCATCCACAAGACAAGTAACTAGTGGTAATGCAACAATTTATGCGATTGGACAATGTGTCGAGAATGCAAGTCAGGCCATTTGCAAGAACTGCATGCTTACAGCGTATAACAACTTACACAATTGTCTTCCATCTAATGAAGCACGAGCTATTGCTCTTGGATGTTTTATGAGGTACTCCGAGTTTCCATTTTTTCAGAATAATCAGACACTCAATCTCGTACCTTTTTTAGGTGCAG GAAGTTCAAGTAAACATGGCCTAATCCTCGCGGTAAGTAGCGGTGCTGGTGTACTTTTTCTTATACTTGCTTTATCTATTTGGTTTTGGCGAAGAAAGAGATCTTCTGTTAAAG AGTTGGAGGGTGGACAaagttacaattacaattacagtgATTCGAAAAAGGCAACTAATGACTTTAGTGATGAACATATGATTGGAAAAGGAGGTTTTGGAGAAGTATTCAAG GCCATTGTAGACAATGAGATTGTAGTAGCTGTCAAGAAACTACATGTTGGTTCAAGGGCAAAAGAAGAATTTGAAAATGAAGTTAAACTTATTAGTTCTGTTCGTCACCGCAATCTTCTTCTACAACTAGGATGGTGTAGTGATGGGCCCGAGCTACTTCTTGTGCTGGAATACATGCCACAAGGAAGCCTAGACAAGTTCTTATGGG GTGAAAAAAAGGGTACTCTGAATTGGAAACAGAGGTTTGATATCATATTGGGGATAGCAAGGGGTCTTGCACATCTACATGAAGAATACCATGTGAAAATCATTCATAGAGATATAAAGTCAAGTAACATCCTTCTTGATAACGATTTTCAACCGAAAATTGCAAATTTCGGGTTGGCTAGGTTATATCCCGAAGATCAATCCCATATAACCACCCAGTTTGCAGGGACTAT GGGTTACACAGCCCCAGAACACGCAACTCATGGACATTTATCTGAGAAAGTAGACGTCTATAGCTTCGGCGTTGTAGCCCTCGAAGTTATTAGTGGTCGGAAGAGTAGTGACGTTAACTATAGTGGGGCTGAGATGGAATACCTCCTCAATCAA GCTTGGAAGTTGTATGAGACAGACACACATGTTATGTTGATTGATGACGCCTTAGATCCGAATGAATATCAAGAAGAAAAAGTGAAGACTATTGTGGAGATTGCTCTAATGTGCACCCAGTCACCAGCTTCTTTAAGACCAACCATGTCTCAAGTTTATTTAATGTTGTCCAATGAGCCAGCACTGAGACAAAGACGAATGTCCAGGCCTACTTTCGTTGATGCCAATAGAAGAATTCATATAGGTGAAAATTAA